In Liquorilactobacillus nagelii DSM 13675, the following proteins share a genomic window:
- the ileS gene encoding isoleucine--tRNA ligase: protein MRVKETLNLGKTKFPMRGNLPVREVERQNEWEENKVYEQRQKLNEGKPTFVLHDGPPYANGNIHMGHALNKISKDFIVRSKSMMGFRSPYVPGWDTHGLPIEQQLKKAGVDRKTLSVADFREKCREYALKQVDKQRADFKRLGVAGEWDNPYLTLDPKFEAQEIRVFGKMAERGLIYKGKKPVFWSWSSESALAEAEVEYHDVTSPSAFYGEKVIDGKGVLDENTYLVVWTTTPWTIPASEGITVDRDFDYALVKPVGEERKFVLAAELIEKCAELFGWQQYQVVKTFKGQDLEYVTAQHPFYPERKLLTMLGDFVTLDAGTGLVHTAPGFGEDDFNVGKQYGLDIYVPVDDKGYLTPDTGKDFAGVFYDDANEISLNKLKAAGLLLKYMPIEHSYPFDWRTKKPIIFRATPQWFASVDKIRTEILDAIDEVKFFPDWGQKRLHNMIADRGDWVISRQRVWGVPLPIFYGEDGEAIITKETVNHVADLIEENGSNIWFQREAKDLLPVGFTSEHSPNGKFTKENDIMDVWFDSGSSHQGVLAARDYLTYPCDMYLEGSDQYRGWFNSSLITSVAVSGHAPYKQVLSQGFTLDGKGRKMSKSLGNTIVPAKVIKQFGAEIIRLWVLSVDSSADVRVSMESFSQISEAYRKIRNTIRFLLANTTDFEPETDQVSFEEMASLDQYMEIKINQFTKEVLDGYAQYDFMNIYKKLLNFVTSDLSAFYLDIAKDVVYIEGEASQRRRSMQTVLYDVAVRLTKLLTPVLPHTTEEIWQYLKEPEDYAQLAEMPEVAHFNDEAKKLALWGEFMAVRSDVFKALETARNEKLIGKSFEAHVTLFLKPEDQEHLAALETDLRQDLIISALDIQDFEAAPANAIKYRDRAVLVEHAAGEVCPRCRMIRTDVGSDANLPQLCGRCAKLVETEYPAALTDGLTD from the coding sequence ATGCGAGTCAAAGAAACGTTAAATCTAGGTAAGACTAAATTTCCAATGCGTGGAAATTTACCAGTACGTGAAGTAGAGCGACAAAATGAATGGGAAGAAAATAAAGTTTATGAGCAACGTCAAAAGCTAAATGAAGGTAAACCAACATTTGTATTGCATGATGGACCGCCATATGCAAACGGAAATATTCATATGGGACATGCATTAAATAAAATTTCGAAAGATTTTATTGTCCGTTCAAAATCAATGATGGGATTCCGTAGTCCATATGTTCCAGGATGGGACACGCATGGCCTGCCAATTGAACAACAATTGAAAAAGGCTGGAGTCGATCGAAAAACTTTATCAGTTGCTGATTTTCGAGAAAAATGTCGTGAATATGCTTTGAAGCAAGTTGACAAACAACGTGCCGATTTTAAACGCTTGGGTGTAGCTGGTGAATGGGATAATCCTTATTTGACACTAGATCCAAAATTTGAAGCTCAAGAAATTCGAGTTTTCGGCAAAATGGCTGAACGAGGCTTGATCTATAAAGGCAAAAAACCAGTTTTTTGGTCATGGTCTTCGGAGTCCGCTTTAGCCGAAGCTGAAGTTGAATATCATGATGTGACATCACCATCAGCATTTTATGGTGAAAAAGTGATTGATGGTAAAGGAGTTTTGGACGAGAACACCTATTTAGTTGTTTGGACAACTACACCATGGACAATTCCAGCTTCTGAAGGAATTACGGTTGATCGGGATTTTGATTATGCATTGGTTAAACCAGTCGGTGAAGAACGTAAATTTGTTTTGGCAGCTGAATTAATTGAGAAATGTGCCGAGTTATTTGGTTGGCAACAGTATCAAGTTGTTAAAACATTCAAAGGTCAAGACTTGGAATATGTAACCGCACAGCATCCTTTTTATCCTGAACGAAAATTGTTGACCATGTTGGGCGACTTTGTAACTTTAGATGCAGGGACTGGATTGGTTCATACAGCTCCTGGCTTTGGTGAAGATGATTTCAATGTTGGTAAACAATACGGTTTGGATATTTATGTTCCAGTTGATGATAAGGGCTACTTGACACCGGATACTGGTAAAGATTTTGCAGGTGTTTTCTATGATGATGCTAATGAAATTTCACTTAATAAATTAAAAGCAGCTGGACTATTACTGAAGTACATGCCAATTGAACATAGTTATCCCTTCGATTGGCGGACCAAAAAACCAATTATTTTCCGAGCAACGCCGCAATGGTTTGCTTCAGTTGACAAAATTCGAACAGAAATTTTGGATGCAATTGATGAAGTTAAGTTCTTCCCAGATTGGGGTCAAAAACGCTTGCATAATATGATTGCTGATCGTGGCGATTGGGTAATCTCGCGTCAACGCGTTTGGGGTGTTCCATTACCAATTTTCTATGGTGAAGATGGTGAAGCAATTATTACCAAAGAAACGGTTAACCATGTTGCCGACTTAATTGAAGAAAATGGGTCAAATATTTGGTTCCAACGCGAAGCTAAGGATCTTTTGCCAGTTGGTTTTACTAGTGAACATTCTCCTAATGGTAAGTTCACTAAAGAAAATGACATTATGGATGTTTGGTTTGACTCAGGCTCATCTCATCAAGGAGTACTGGCCGCACGGGATTATTTAACTTACCCATGTGATATGTATCTTGAAGGATCTGATCAGTATCGCGGCTGGTTTAACTCAAGTTTGATTACCAGTGTAGCTGTTTCGGGTCACGCACCATATAAACAGGTTTTGTCACAAGGATTTACGCTTGACGGTAAGGGTCGTAAGATGAGTAAATCTTTAGGAAATACAATTGTTCCAGCTAAAGTTATTAAACAATTTGGTGCTGAAATTATCCGTCTATGGGTGTTAAGTGTTGATTCGTCGGCTGATGTTCGGGTTTCAATGGAAAGCTTTAGCCAAATTTCAGAAGCATACCGGAAGATTCGCAATACAATTCGTTTCTTGTTAGCTAATACAACTGATTTTGAACCAGAAACTGATCAGGTATCATTTGAAGAAATGGCTTCATTGGATCAGTATATGGAAATTAAAATTAATCAGTTTACCAAAGAAGTGCTTGATGGTTATGCTCAATATGATTTTATGAATATTTATAAAAAATTGTTGAATTTTGTGACAAGCGATTTATCCGCATTTTATCTAGATATTGCAAAGGATGTTGTGTATATTGAAGGTGAAGCAAGTCAACGACGTCGTTCAATGCAGACAGTTTTGTATGATGTTGCAGTTCGATTAACTAAATTGTTGACACCAGTTTTACCACATACGACAGAAGAAATTTGGCAATATTTGAAAGAACCGGAAGACTATGCACAATTGGCTGAAATGCCAGAAGTTGCCCACTTTAATGATGAAGCCAAAAAATTGGCACTGTGGGGAGAGTTTATGGCAGTTCGTAGTGATGTCTTTAAAGCTTTGGAAACGGCACGCAATGAAAAATTAATTGGTAAGTCATTTGAAGCACATGTTACCTTATTCTTAAAACCGGAAGATCAGGAACATTTGGCTGCACTTGAAACTGATTTACGGCAGGATTTAATTATTTCAGCGTTGGACATTCAAGATTTTGAAGCTGCTCCAGCAAATGCGATCAAGTATCGTGATCGAGCCGTTTTGGTTGAACATGCCGCGGGGGAAGTTTGCCCTCGTTGCCGAATGATTAGAACTGACGTGGGCAGTGATGCTAATTTACCACAACTATGTGGGCGCTGTGCTAAATTGGTTGAAACTGAATATCCTGCAGCTTTGACAGATGGCTTAACAGATTAA
- a CDS encoding ISLre2 family transposase, whose protein sequence is MTEIVSEIVEILKSSNDLLEAELKILRLFSSLLCEALGTSLEQLDQELEKDANVKVLRRDQRTIQFLFGEVTFKRRLVEETGGYHVYLLDRHLGIKPRKRYSPLLLARVSGLASKGVMRTVASAVNLLTPISMSHQKVAGVIKEAGARIDNYQRQQGINDTVGKNKPMILYLEGDAFSVKQQAFHHNRQIRNLFVHRFQIYEGIRKNGKRRELINRHIISSLDRQQAMKEVSEYLQAHYDLKKTIIISGSDNGSGYEAEVFKELAPDCLKQEHFLDQYHLNRKLQERLSFDFELIKPMKKAVYSWNWDQVRVILDTAESRITKEDQAGQEKRMALRKLENYLKRNWQYIKPAKLRGVKKPNGLGSCESNHRRYTYRLKRQGRSWSKAGLKAMLRIIDAQQNEGLVEAMRFKELAKRFTHQVKDKLSSLKLFEKVQAPHIGVLQGRIVQDAPSSSAIGRLAKIF, encoded by the coding sequence ATGACTGAAATTGTATCAGAAATTGTGGAAATTTTAAAGAGTTCAAATGATTTATTGGAAGCAGAGCTTAAAATTCTACGATTATTTTCAAGCTTATTATGCGAAGCGTTAGGAACTTCTTTAGAACAGTTGGATCAAGAGTTAGAAAAAGATGCAAATGTAAAAGTGCTGCGACGGGATCAAAGGACAATTCAGTTTCTTTTTGGTGAAGTAACTTTTAAACGTCGGTTGGTAGAAGAAACAGGTGGTTATCATGTCTATTTGTTAGATAGACATTTAGGAATCAAGCCACGCAAACGCTATTCACCTTTACTATTAGCGCGAGTATCGGGCTTAGCTTCCAAGGGGGTTATGCGCACGGTGGCAAGTGCAGTAAATTTATTGACTCCAATATCAATGAGTCATCAAAAAGTTGCCGGTGTTATTAAAGAGGCTGGTGCACGGATAGATAATTATCAGCGGCAGCAGGGAATAAATGATACTGTGGGAAAAAATAAACCAATGATTCTTTATCTAGAAGGCGATGCCTTCAGCGTTAAGCAGCAAGCATTTCATCATAATCGACAAATAAGGAATCTTTTTGTCCATCGTTTTCAGATTTATGAAGGGATACGAAAGAATGGGAAGCGCCGCGAACTGATTAATCGTCATATCATCAGTAGTCTTGATCGTCAACAGGCAATGAAAGAAGTAAGTGAATATCTACAGGCTCATTATGATTTAAAGAAGACGATAATTATTTCTGGAAGTGACAATGGCAGTGGTTATGAAGCTGAGGTATTCAAAGAGTTGGCACCAGATTGTCTTAAGCAAGAACATTTTTTGGATCAATATCATTTGAACCGTAAGCTTCAGGAAAGACTTAGTTTTGATTTTGAGTTAATAAAGCCGATGAAGAAAGCTGTTTATTCTTGGAATTGGGATCAGGTAAGAGTGATTTTAGATACTGCGGAAAGCAGAATAACAAAAGAAGATCAAGCTGGTCAAGAAAAGCGAATGGCATTACGGAAACTAGAGAATTACCTAAAGCGGAATTGGCAATATATTAAGCCAGCAAAGTTACGAGGGGTAAAGAAGCCCAATGGATTAGGAAGTTGCGAAAGTAACCATCGTCGATACACCTATCGTTTAAAACGTCAAGGAAGATCATGGAGTAAGGCCGGGTTAAAAGCAATGTTGCGAATTATTGATGCGCAACAGAATGAAGGATTGGTGGAAGCAATGAGATTTAAGGAATTGGCAAAACGATTTACCCATCAAGTTAAGGACAAATTATCAAGTCTCAAGCTTTTTGAGAAAGTCCAGGCACCGCATATAGGAGTTCTGCAAGGTAGGATAGTTCAAGATGCGCCAAGCAGTTCGGCGATTGGAAGACTAGCAAAGATCTTTTAG
- the dapF gene encoding diaminopimelate epimerase, translating into MKLLKVHGSGNDFFILDQQQFKQPLAESQLQLLAEKICNRKTGLHGGADGVLAVGASSKESAAVGRMRVINADGSEASMCGNGLRTVARYLSLQNQQATFKVQTMYADLQVKQSTDFAPQVKVFAAEISPVSFAAKDLKMHFAGREKLINQELPEIATDFKFSAVAVPNPHLIAFVSHQQLIGSKLGEIASYLNDGKNPYFPDGVNVSFVEILAENKIFVRTYERGVGYTNACGTAMSAASLMYVLLYQPQNFEQQIEVQNPGGMVKTVAHQRSNKSYWISLIGNATFVAKVTVPLADALQGDFKAITWEETGEQQAYENFVRGLKKSEL; encoded by the coding sequence ATGAAGTTACTCAAGGTTCATGGTTCAGGAAATGATTTTTTTATTTTAGATCAGCAACAGTTTAAGCAGCCGCTAGCTGAAAGTCAATTGCAGTTGCTAGCAGAAAAAATTTGTAATCGAAAAACTGGTTTGCATGGTGGAGCAGATGGTGTCTTGGCAGTTGGTGCTAGTTCAAAGGAATCAGCCGCAGTTGGCAGAATGCGAGTTATCAATGCTGATGGCAGCGAAGCTAGTATGTGTGGTAATGGATTACGGACAGTTGCTCGTTATTTAAGTTTGCAAAACCAGCAGGCAACTTTTAAGGTCCAAACAATGTATGCAGATTTGCAAGTTAAACAATCTACCGATTTTGCGCCACAAGTAAAGGTTTTTGCTGCAGAAATTTCACCGGTCAGTTTTGCTGCTAAAGATTTGAAAATGCATTTTGCAGGGCGAGAGAAATTAATTAATCAGGAATTACCAGAAATAGCAACTGATTTTAAATTTTCAGCTGTTGCGGTACCTAATCCTCATTTGATTGCTTTTGTAAGTCATCAGCAATTGATTGGTTCTAAATTAGGTGAGATTGCCAGCTATCTAAATGATGGCAAAAATCCATATTTTCCTGATGGAGTTAACGTCAGTTTTGTTGAAATTTTGGCAGAAAATAAAATTTTTGTTAGGACTTATGAACGTGGTGTGGGTTACACCAATGCTTGTGGTACAGCAATGTCAGCTGCTAGCTTAATGTATGTTTTATTATATCAGCCGCAAAATTTTGAACAGCAAATCGAAGTTCAAAATCCTGGTGGAATGGTTAAAACAGTGGCACATCAGCGTTCGAATAAATCTTACTGGATTTCATTGATTGGCAATGCAACCTTTGTAGCCAAGGTGACTGTTCCACTGGCTGATGCACTTCAAGGAGATTTTAAGGCAATTACTTGGGAAGAAACTGGTGAACAACAGGCTTATGAAAACTTTGTCAGGGGGTTGAAAAAAAGTGAACTTTGA
- a CDS encoding NUDIX hydrolase has product MNFEEKVLTTKSIYHGRIINLEEQTVELPNGQTAQREIVRHHGAVALLCLTAAQDKLILVRQWRQPLSKTTLEIPAGKIEINESPSVTAERELNEEVRLTAKRLEKIAVFYTSPGFADEKMYLYLAHDLQPVQKKLPQDADEFLELVELTMEETDQAVEQGEICDSKTLMAVWYWKLLQTQAKG; this is encoded by the coding sequence GTGAACTTTGAAGAAAAGGTATTAACCACTAAATCAATTTATCATGGTCGAATCATTAATTTGGAAGAACAAACGGTTGAGCTTCCCAATGGTCAAACAGCACAGCGAGAAATTGTCCGTCATCACGGTGCTGTTGCCTTACTCTGCTTAACTGCGGCTCAAGATAAGCTGATTTTAGTCCGGCAATGGCGACAACCATTAAGCAAGACGACTTTAGAAATTCCAGCAGGGAAAATCGAGATTAATGAAAGTCCCTCTGTAACAGCCGAACGTGAGTTGAACGAGGAAGTTCGACTGACAGCAAAAAGATTGGAAAAAATTGCTGTTTTTTACACTTCCCCTGGTTTTGCGGATGAAAAAATGTATTTGTATTTAGCTCATGATTTACAACCAGTGCAAAAAAAATTACCACAAGATGCAGATGAATTTTTAGAATTGGTTGAATTAACTATGGAAGAAACTGATCAGGCTGTAGAGCAGGGTGAAATTTGTGATAGCAAAACTTTAATGGCAGTTTGGTATTGGAAATTGCTTCAGACTCAAGCGAAAGGATGA
- a CDS encoding 5'-methylthioadenosine/adenosylhomocysteine nucleosidase yields MKYGILCAMEEEIKDLRASLTDCQETTIAGIDFYEGYCQQQKVVLTRSGIGKVQAGMTTALLFAEFQVDAVINSGSAGGIATGLQVGDVVIADQVAYHDVDATAFGYHIGQLPQQPVSFAANQMLARQLEQAAARTTLNVKKGLIVSGDQFVASETAIAAIKQNFPNALSCEMEGAAVGQAAHQFKKPFAVVRAMSDTADGQASQSFDEFVIEAGHRSAAMILNFLTDQAQ; encoded by the coding sequence ATGAAATATGGTATTTTGTGTGCAATGGAAGAAGAAATTAAGGATTTGCGAGCATCCTTAACGGATTGTCAAGAAACGACAATTGCCGGAATTGATTTTTATGAAGGTTATTGTCAGCAACAGAAGGTCGTTTTAACTCGTTCAGGAATTGGCAAAGTTCAAGCGGGAATGACGACAGCCTTATTGTTTGCTGAATTTCAGGTTGATGCAGTGATTAATTCGGGTTCAGCTGGTGGAATCGCAACGGGATTACAGGTAGGTGATGTAGTGATTGCTGATCAAGTTGCGTATCATGATGTTGATGCAACTGCTTTTGGATATCATATTGGCCAATTGCCACAGCAACCGGTTAGCTTTGCAGCTAATCAAATGTTAGCACGTCAGTTAGAACAAGCTGCTGCTAGAACTACTTTGAATGTTAAAAAGGGTTTAATTGTTTCTGGCGATCAATTTGTTGCTAGTGAAACGGCTATTGCAGCAATTAAACAAAATTTTCCGAATGCTCTAAGTTGTGAGATGGAAGGGGCAGCAGTTGGTCAAGCAGCCCATCAATTTAAAAAACCTTTTGCAGTTGTTAGAGCAATGTCAGACACAGCTGATGGGCAGGCCAGTCAATCATTTGATGAATTTGTAATTGAAGCTGGTCATCGTTCAGCAGCGATGATTTTGAATTTTTTGACTGATCAAGCCCAATAA